The region AGAAGCCTTCCTGGAAAAATGGGAAAATTCAGCTACATATTTGCTCGATTTGGCCCGTTCCATGCCTGCCGATAAATACAGTTTTAACCCTACAGAACGGCAAATGAGCTTTGCAGAGCAGTTGGTGCACATTCAAGGCAATATGCAATGGCTGGGAAGTTCTCATTTTGGGATGACGGAAACTGCTAAGGCCGCGGCAGAGGACAAGAAACAGATCATTATCGATAAATTGGAGCAGAGCTTTACAGCTGTTGGCTCTGCTGTAAAGGCATTTCCTGAAGACGAACTTGCCGAAACCGTCGATTTTTTCGCAGGTCCCAAGTCCAAATTACAAATGCTCAACCTCCTGCAGGATCACCTGACCCATCATCGCGGCCAGCTTGTAGTCTACCTGAATTTGAACGGTATTGAACCTCCCCGCTACAGTGGTTGGTAAAATTGAGCTTCGGCTGTCGGGAATTTTTACCGAATGCGTTAACTTGTTGCAAATTTCCAGCGAATGAATCTGCTGATCCTTTATGCCTTCCTCTCCATCTTGTTCTCCTTCCTGTGTTCGATCATGGAAGCTGCCCTTTTGAGCTTTACTCCTTCTTATCTGCAAATGAAAATGGCAGAGGGGAAAAAGTACGCAGCCGTATTGACCAAGTACAAGGAAAACGTAGATGAACCCCTGATCGCCATACTGACTGTAAACACCATTGCCCATACTGTTGGGGCTATCCTGGTTGGAGTACAGGCAGAAAAATTACCCTACAAGATCGATGTATACGGGATCAATATAGTGGGTTTCGTTTCGGCCATAATGACCTTTTTGATCCTGGTTGTTTCGGAGATCATTCCTAAGACCATAGGTGCCACTTATTGGAAAAAACTGGGGCGATTTACTGCCTTATCACTGAAGATCATCATTTTTCCTTTGCGCTATACCGGCATACTGTGGTTGCTTACTCGTACCACCAAGCTGATCGGGAAATCGGCTCATGTCTATACCGTTAGCCGGGAAGAATTCATCGCCATTACAGACACCGCAGAACAAGAGGGAGTCTTTGAGGAGAATGAAAGTACGGTGATCCGGAATTTACTGGTATTTAAATCCGTCCAGGCCAAAGATGTCATGACTCCTTTCCCTGTAGTCATTTCGGAAAACGAAGAGACCACTTTAGAGGATTTCTATAGCCGGAATAAAGACCTTCGTTTTTCCAGAATTCCCATTTTTCGGGAGAAAAGTCATCAGATCTCTGGTTTTGTCCTCAAAGATGATGTGCTGCAGGAGATCGTAGAGGATCATGGCAAGAAGCAATTGGCCGATATCAAGCGTGAAATTCACGTGGTAGAGGACGAAACGGCACTACCCGACCTATTCGAAAAATACATCAAACAGCGTATCCATATCTCCTTGGTGGTTGACGATTTTGGTAACACCATCGGCATAGTTAC is a window of Aureitalea marina DNA encoding:
- a CDS encoding CNNM domain-containing protein, whose translation is MNLLILYAFLSILFSFLCSIMEAALLSFTPSYLQMKMAEGKKYAAVLTKYKENVDEPLIAILTVNTIAHTVGAILVGVQAEKLPYKIDVYGINIVGFVSAIMTFLILVVSEIIPKTIGATYWKKLGRFTALSLKIIIFPLRYTGILWLLTRTTKLIGKSAHVYTVSREEFIAITDTAEQEGVFEENESTVIRNLLVFKSVQAKDVMTPFPVVISENEETTLEDFYSRNKDLRFSRIPIFREKSHQISGFVLKDDVLQEIVEDHGKKQLADIKREIHVVEDETALPDLFEKYIKQRIHISLVVDDFGNTIGIVTMEDIIETLLGMEIMDESDAVEDMQVQARKNWEMRAKRMGIELQSREEEKEDTEDGTD
- a CDS encoding DinB family protein; this encodes MKRLTTLIMLTMSTLSQAQPTTVKEAFLEKWENSATYLLDLARSMPADKYSFNPTERQMSFAEQLVHIQGNMQWLGSSHFGMTETAKAAAEDKKQIIIDKLEQSFTAVGSAVKAFPEDELAETVDFFAGPKSKLQMLNLLQDHLTHHRGQLVVYLNLNGIEPPRYSGW